In Bradyrhizobium sp. 200, the sequence GGAGGGGAAGCATGAAATTATCGACACTGAGCATTGTCTCGACTCTGTTACTGGGCAGCTTCGCGGTCGAAGCCGTGGCTGCCGAAAAGAAGTATGGCCCTGGTGTCACCGACACCGAAATCAAGATAGGCCAGACCGTGCCCTACAGCGGACCGGCCTCGGCCTTTTCGAGCTATGGCCGCGTCATGACCGGCTATTTCCAGATGCTGAACGAGAAAGGCGGCATCAACGGCAGGAAAGTGAATTTGATTTCGCTCGACAATGCGTTCAGCCCGCCGAAAGCCATCGAACAGACCCGCAAGCTGGTCGAAAACGACGAAGTCCTCGCCGAAGTCGGCACCGTCGGCACCGTTCCCAACATTGCCGTTCAGAAGTATCTCAACCAGAACAAGGTTCCTCACATCTTCATCTCGGCCGGCGGCCGGCGGTTCAACGATCCCCAGAATTTCCCCTGGACCGTGCCGTTCTATCCGCCATTCGAAATGGAGGGCGCCACCTTCGGACAATTCATCCTCAAGAAGATGCCGAACGCCAAGATCGCCGTCCTCTATCAGAACGACGACTACGGAAAGGACTATCTCACAGGCTTCAAGAGAGGGCTCGGAACCGGCACCGCCAAGATCGTGGCGGAAGCCACGTACGAGATCAGCTACCCCACCGTCGATTCCGAGGTGATCCAGCTCAAAACCTCTGGCGCCGACACGCTGATCCTTTTCACGACGCCAAAATTCGCCGCCCAGGCGATCAAGAAGGCAAACGAGCTGAACTGGAAGCCGACGCAGCTCTTGGCCAGTCCGGTGAACTCGGTGCAGGGCGTGCTGACACCTGCCGGGCTGGAGAACGTTCAGGGCGCCTTCACGACGCAGTTCACGAAGCAGGCCGGCGATCCCGCCTGGGCGCAGGATCCGGAAGTCATCGACTATATCGCCTTCATGAAGAAGTGGGCGCCGAACGACAGCCCGAACGACTTCATTGCGCTCTCGGGCTACGTGAACGCACAGGCCATTGCCCTCGGACTAAAGCGCTGTGGC encodes:
- a CDS encoding ABC transporter substrate-binding protein yields the protein MKLSTLSIVSTLLLGSFAVEAVAAEKKYGPGVTDTEIKIGQTVPYSGPASAFSSYGRVMTGYFQMLNEKGGINGRKVNLISLDNAFSPPKAIEQTRKLVENDEVLAEVGTVGTVPNIAVQKYLNQNKVPHIFISAGGRRFNDPQNFPWTVPFYPPFEMEGATFGQFILKKMPNAKIAVLYQNDDYGKDYLTGFKRGLGTGTAKIVAEATYEISYPTVDSEVIQLKTSGADTLILFTTPKFAAQAIKKANELNWKPTQLLASPVNSVQGVLTPAGLENVQGAFTTQFTKQAGDPAWAQDPEVIDYIAFMKKWAPNDSPNDFIALSGYVNAQAIALGLKRCGDNLTRENLLIQATTFNKERVGMLLPGIELTNSKENYAPYRSLRMAVFEKTSWKLLDE